The Larus michahellis chromosome 9, bLarMic1.1, whole genome shotgun sequence genome contains the following window.
cctcaccAGCATCAGGCCAGGAGGATGCACTGCCCAGGAGCCACATGCCACCCTCCCGCTGCAGGAAGGAGGTTTCCAGGCCTCGCCCCAGGGGCTCTACCttgcttttcttgtcttttagcCAGGATCCATCCCTCAGCGGCAGCCCTCCCCCCAGCCAGGCCTCCCGCAGACGCTCCAACACCCCTACATCCACATCCACTGCTCATCCCGTCACTGGAGCACCCTGAGCCTGCGGGGTGCCCAGTGCCTCCAGCAAGGACCAGCAGCACTCATCCCTCAGGGTACCAATAACCCCGCTGACACCCCCCAGCGCCCCGGGAGGATGCTGGCAGGTCCCCCGGCCCCACTGAGCAGCTGCAATATACCCCAGCATCATTTGGGAACATGATCCCCCTTTCTAAATGGCAGACAAGCCATGGCCATACACACTGTGCCCACCCCATGGGCAATGCTCCTATCCCTGGCATGCACCCCCCATGCCCCCCTTGCTGCTTGCAGCCCACCGGCTCCAGCGCAAGCACCACAGGACCACTCGCTCACTGCAGCTCCTCGCAGACAGAGCCGAACCGAGCAGAGCTGCCGGATTGCTCCCCGCCTCCGCTCAGCTGCCGGGAGAGCCCATGCCGAGGCAGTGCCGGCAGCCGAGCGCCCGGCCCACGCAGGCAggatgtgccccccccccattttccaGCACCTCAAATGTCTTGATGCACCCTGGAGCCGGcactccctccttccccattGGCCCTCCCCTCTGTGCCCGGCCCTAAGGGGACCAGTGGCGGGatgcagcacagcatccccctcccgCTCTGCCCCTGCACTCCCAAAACCTGGTGCAGGCAACCAGCAGCCCCCGGTtgcggtgaggaggaggaggaggagggggcggcaACAAGACCCCATCCATCTTGGGGCCGTTCAGCCCGGCAGGGGCACCTGCGCCTGGCAGCTGTCATTGTCACCGAGCACAATGGCCTCGCCGCCTCCACGCCGAAGCCGGCACAAAGCGCCCCGCGGGGCGCCCCAGCAATTACAGCCTGGAGAAAGCCAAGCTGGGGGTGTGGAGTGGGGAGATGTGATTGATGGGGAGGCTCgaggaggggatggaggaacGGGcattggggcagggagggctgggaatGGGGAGCAGCGATCGGGAAGGATTCAGCAGATCCCAAAATGATCCTCATCCACTCCTGTCCCCACGGGGCTGGACAACATCCTGCCGTGGGGGAAGCTGCTCGCTCCCATCACCAGGGACCAGGGTCCCCCCATCAGTGTGGGTGGGCAATGAGGTGGAGGTCCTGACCCTTCCCGGCTCCCCAACGTGGCAGGCTCCTATAgaccccctccagcaccccaaCCAGCACCAACGGCCAAAAAATAggccagccccacaccaccacTAACCTGGTTATCTCTCgggagctgcagccctggcacTAGACTCTCCCTCACTCATTAACTGCGTGCTAATTAGGTACCTGCCGCAGTCTCTGGGGTACAAGCAATGGTTCCCTGTTCCCCCATCCCAGACCCACAGGGGTGCACAGGGGTGTCAAAGAGGCTCAGAAAGGTGTCTGCAGCTGTGGCCATGGCCAATGGGACGGGTGGCACACGAGCCCAGGACAGCCTGACCTGGTGGCAGCAGCAATCGCATCCCAAAATCCTTGTCTCTGTAGTGAAGAAAGGGGTCCATCCAGCAAGGAGCCAGGCTGCAAGCGTGGTCTTGCCCATCCAGACCAAGGCAGAGGAATCCTCAGGGAAAACCCTGAACCCCAACACTGAAAACACTCAGACTGCGGGGGGGGAATGCACGCACAGCTTGCTCTCAGCCCCCTccagcaccagccctgcccaTCTCTCTcgcccctctctcctcctctctcccggCTCTGTGGGCATTAACCCAGCCGCGTCCTTTCTGCCTGCCCATCCATCACGCCGCCTGCCTCCCCCGGCACGCTGCGCGGCATCACCTCCTGCATGGCTAATTGCCGACGCCGTGCAGGATGCGGGCAGTGGTGGCGGCAGGCAGGGAGCCGGCAGCTCAGCCTTTCCCCGAGCGTGGCCTGTCAGCCGGCGAGGCTGGACCTGCTGGTGGCACGGAGGGGCTTTGAcacctgggctgggggctcagcgTGCGCTCgcatccctctgctgctgctgctgcaggacgtGGGCACAGCCCGGCCATCCGCCCTTTTCTCTCAGGATTCCTGGCACTGATGACTCCCTGCGATATCCCCCGTGCTCCACAGCACGGCAAACCCCTCCAGCACAGCAAATGCTGTGTGGCAAACCCCAATGGCACAGCAGCTGCCCCTCCGGGAGGGTGCCGAGGGCTTGCACACAGCACTAAGCATCCTCAGGACCCTGCCCACCGGCCTGGCTTCCCACCATGCCCCCCACGCAGCACCCTGCACCCTGGCACAgcccccggcacccacctggcagcCAGGTCGGAGTGGGCAGAGGAGGTGCCAACCTACTccaaagaaggggaaactgaggcacgttCCTTGAGCAGACAGAGGGACTCAGCaagagccccccccccagcactgcctgccCTGGAAATGTCTCCTGCCAAGCGGGAAAACCCCACGGTGCCGGGTTGGGAGCACAGGACTTCCACACCCCTGGGCAAATGCCCTTTGCCCCCCTCATGCCCGTGTGCCAGGCTTGGCACAACAGCCAGGTCCGGGACAGCGGGAGGGGAGCTGGACCCAGCCCTGAGCTGCCACCAGACCCGGCACAACACCCCATCCCTCCATGCCCACGGCACCCAACACCAGAGCCCTGGGGGGACCCCCCCTGCTCCACAACGGCATCCCCCACAGTGTTTTCTCAgctgtcccccctccctggggtggCACAGCCACCAAATCCCTGCCaaggggtggctggggctggaaGCCGGCTGCAGGAGGGGTGGTTCTGGCACAGCCCCATGGTGAGGGTCCCCCTGCTGTGCAGCAGCCCCCGCCTGCCCGCCAGCACTGCAGGCACTGCCTGGACTCACACCACCGCCTCCTTCCTGCAGCCAGTGGCTGCAAAGGGACCGCTCACCCGGCACGTCCCCCAGAGCATCCTCCCCGCATCGTGACCggatccccccctccccaaaacgcccccctcccaacctcctcctctcccctcttcccacctgGCCATTCAGTCCAGGTTATTTCTCCCTGCGCTTCAGGCAAGGAGGTGCCTGGCCATTTCACTTGTCCCCACCTAGGACACATACGGCCACCCACCCCTGCTTGGCCAGAAGGTGCTACACTCCATATTTTTGTAGGTCTTACCAAAATAGCTTCCTCTGAGCAacctgcgcacacacacacacacacaaaagcttcCCTCACGCCAACAGCCGGGAGGCAAAAGAGTGTCACGTCCGACCTCAAAGGTGTCCCCATCCACCCAGCAAACCACCACGGGGCACTGGAtctagggaaggcagcaggagcagggcccaCAGGGGAGCTGGCGCAGCCAAATCAATCTGGGGCACGAGGAAAGATGCCGGCTCCATTTTGCTACCCACCTGGCCCCACATGCACACTGCCTGCAGCGGGGTGCGGGATCCCAGGAGCCTGTGGCCGCAACGACCCTAAATCTCACCCCCAGAGgttctgtggggcagagccctcctGAAAGACTCCCCCTTTCCccaggggcaggtggggggagcCCAGGGGATGCAAACACGGGATGAAGGCAATTCGGGGGGAAGTCCGGGTATGGGGAGAGCCCCTGTTCCCAAACAGCGGGGTGAGATTCGTGCTCCACAGCCCCATGGGACCAATGCTGACCCCACCACCACGGGGTGAGCACCTCTGCATGTGCCCTTCCACAGGGCATAGGGGGCCAGACCTCTCCTGGCACTGCCCAGGCACTGGCCAGGTTGGCTCTGCAAGCAGCAAGTGCCTGGCACTGATTTACACCCCAGAGCGgtcaaaacccacacacacaccttctcGGCAGGGACTCCCCCACGCCGTCTATCCCCGCGCCCCAGGCCCCCACGCCCCTGACCTTGCTCCTCATCTGCCCTGAGGTGGACACCTTCCGGATGAGCTTGTGGGAACTGTCCTCCTGCTCGCCCTCGCTGTCGGACGACTCCTCGCCGCCCGCCTCGGGAGAGATGGGTGCCAGCTTGTCCGAGTCCAGGGATGACACCGATTCCCGGGTCTTCCGCAGGAACaggtccccaggcagcagcttctCGGCCATCTTCCCACCCAGCTTGGCTCAGGGCTCCACCGCTTCCTGTGACAGCCCTGGGAGGACAAGGACACACAGGAGTGGAGGATGAGCCCTGAAAAGGGGTGCAAGGCCCCTTGCCCTGTATGGCTGGGCCAGCCAGGAGGTGCAATCCTGGAAATCAGGGGAGACGGCGCTTCCTCACCCAGGAACACCGCTCAGGGTGGCTTCCCTGCAGACAAAGTTTCCTCCCTTGCCTTTTTTTGGTGTCCCAACTCTTCCCCACCCTGCCTGGCATCCCAACACCGTCCCTCGCTCTGCCGCGGGAGGCTGCACCCACCCCACGCCCCGGCATTGGGGTGCACCTCCGGCGCCGCAGCCTGCGCCAGCCCCCCTGCCGGTGCCCAtccccagggtgctgggctgccctCAGTGGtcggggggggaagaggggggggtctccatgaaaagcagcagctgcctcccaCCATCCGCCTCGCTCCAGCAGCCGGGAAGGGCCGGGAGCAtctcccggccccgcgccgctgGGTCGCCAGTCCCAAGCAGGTGGCTgagggtggggtgggatggaggggggggcgcggggctccCCGCATGCGGGGGGAGCCATCTCCCCACGGcatccctgcccgccccgggagctgcgggctggggaggggggaggcaccTACCTGGGCGAGCAAGCCTGGCCGGACGCGGGGCGGCCGTGCCCGGGCTGGGGGTGGCGGGCGGGCCCCCAGCGCTCCGTGCCCGGCCCCACGCGGCTCCCGCGGgccggctccgccgcccccccccgcggctgCCGGCAAACGTCGTGCCGTCTCCCCGCGCAGCAACAAGCGTTTcgggggggcgaggagggagaAAAGCGAGGGCACAGCAGCGCTGCCGTCCCCCTCCTCCTGggaacagcacacacacacacacccccgcgcTACGGGCCTCgcccccccgctccagccccggggctgccgggcacCGGGTCTCCGCCGAGCATCCCGCAGCACGGCCGGGAGGGGGGAGGCGGagcggacacccccccccccgctccgcacACACCTTGCGcaccccgcgccgccgccgccgccgcctgtgCAAGGTCGCTCCTCCTGCggcccccgcccgcagcccccccggccccgcagcgcggccCCGCCGGGATGTGCCTCTGCaggcagccccggccctgcccctcGCCGCAAGCCCCGGCCTGCTCCGGCgcggcgggcgctgcggcggcACCGGCGGCCCACGCACGGCCGGGCACGCGGGCAGGCGGGCACCCGCACCGCGCGCGGGCACTCAGCGACCACCGGGCACGGGCGGGGGGGCACCGCGCCGCCACCGCGCACATACGTGTGCGCCGCCCACGCGTGCACGGGAGGGCACCGGCACCGCCGGGCACATGCGTCTGCACATGCACGGGCAGGCACGGAGCCGGCATGGGAGAGCACATGCACCACCGCCGCGCACATACGTGTGCACCACCCACACATGCACGGGCGGGCACGGACCCGGCATGGACGTGCACATGCAGCGCCACCGTGCACATACATGTGCGCATGCCCATGCATGCACCGGTGGGCACAGCCCAGGCACGGGCGTGCACATGCACTGCTGCCATGCACATATGTGTGCACATGCCCACACATGCATGGGCATAGGGAGCACATGCACCCCCGCCATGCACATACATGTGCACCACCCACACGGACAAGGGCATGCAGGTGGATAGCATGGGCAAGCACACACACTGTGGCCATGCACATATGTGTGCACACGCCCATGCGTGCATCGGCACGCACAGCTCAGGCGCAGGTGAGCACAGGCACCACCTCCATGCAACTGCGCATATGGCCACACATGCATGAGCAGGCACAGGCATGGTTGAGCACACGTGCAGATGTCTCCACACACTTACTTGTACACACTCACGTGTGCACACAAGCTACTTGAGCTggacacacacacgctcacagcCTAGAGAGGcaaccgtgtcctgggctgcatcacccacagcacggccagcaggtggagggaggggattctgcccctctgctccatgctggggagacccccctgcagtgctgcctccagctctggggtccccagcacaaggaggacatggggCACAGATACATGCATATGTGCGTCCCTCTCCCTGTGTGCCTGCAGTTACTGGTATGCATGGACTTGCACAAGTGGCCCTGCATACACACATTCACCCACGCATGCACACATTCACCCATGTGCACTTACCTGTGTGTGCATTTGCTCacctgtgtgtgcacacacacgtgtgtgcattCACATGTGTGTGGACATGttcacctgtgtgtgtgtgttcaccCATACGTGCAGTCAGCTGCCTCTGGTGCTCTTGTTCCCTGGCATAGAGCTGTGCTGCTCCCTCTGCATGTCTGCTCACACATATGGCATGTACTcacctgtgtgtgcatgtgtgctcacacgtgtgtgtgtgcatgtgttcaCCTGTGTGCCCTGATGTGTATATGCCTGTATTCCCCCATGCAGCCAGGTGCCGACACTCAGCATACTTCCAGCCATTCATCCACATGCTCCTGTGTGCCTGCATGAATTCACGCCGGTGCGTGCTCGCACACGTTCACCCACACATGCACGGGCTCACACGGAAGCATCCCCCTGTTTCCATGCCAGCGTGCGTGTGCATGTGCTCCAGCACATGTGCCCACCCACACGTACGTGTGCTCACACACCCCCGTACTCATGCCCCcacacatgtgcatgtgtgcTCACCCCCCCCTTGCGCTCACACCCCCACACGTGTGTGCACACTGACATGCGTGTTCTGGGGCCACCCAGCGGCGGGCGCTGCCCTTGCACtgcggctccccccgccctgcccaCGGCCGTGGGGCTGCCATGCTGGGCAGGGAGCCCACACTgccctggcatgggcaggggaTGCCAGGCCCCACTCCGTGGAACCCGGCTGGCATGCAGAGGCCCTGGGGAAGGTGTTTGGCCAGCAAGGGGACAGTGGCCATGCCCACACGCGCCACCCTGCTGTGCCGGGGTGAACCAGGGCACCCCACAGCCAGCTCGGCAGTAGCATGACCGTGCCACCCCCTCGGCACTACCACCCCCATTGgcccaccccctccccggtgccACCCCAAATGTTCTGGCAGCAATGCCATGGCTGTGAGTGCCAGGTGCAATGCTACAACCATCACCCATGCTCTGTGCTCCCTCCATGTGTCCCTTGGGAGGGGTCAGGCACTACCCCCTGCCCAGACCCAACCTGGTGGCACTGGGTGCAGAGGAAAACCCTGCCCACGGCTGCAGCAAGGTGCCTGCAGTGCCACCGGGGCATTTGGGTCCCAAGAGCTTGCCAGGGCTCGGCTCACCCCAGCTGCAGCAACCCCCAGCCGTGGTGCCACTGGCTGGGGACGCAGGGACAAACCACACAAGACACGACACGGACAGttgtgcagctgctgctgctcctttagTGTGAGAGAGGCACAATGGCACAAGGCAAGGCACGGGCACTGGCACTGGCACCAGCACCTTCCCCAGCGCTGGGGAAGGCTGCTGGTTGCCCCGAGAGCAGCATGTCCCCCAGCTCCCAGTGGGAGCAGTCTTTGGTCCTAGCAGTCCCCAGGCAGGCACAGGGGGCAGCTGAGACTGGGGCACACAGGGGACTCCACTCCTGCCAGGCACCATCCCAGGGTAAGGTCAGCTAGGTGTGGGGTGTAGTGTTCAACGGGCTGGAGGGGCACGGggggagcagccaggcaggagggctgctgtGGTGCCGAGAggacaggcatgggggctgcctGCACCTTGGGGCTGGGCTGACTGGCTGTGGCCACCTACAAAGGGGCTGGGGCCCACCCTGCCTCCCCAAAAATGCTTCCCCCAGTTGCATGAAGTCCCTGTGCAAACACAGCATCGAGGTGCCTgcccaccccatggggacagatGGGCAGCAGCAGGGTGTCAGGGCGAGGTCCAAGTGCTATTtggggctgctgcagcacagaggaggGGAACAGGTGCACCATTTCATCCTTAGCATGGCTTTTCCTCTATTAATCCCTCCCCGCAGTGCCAAGGCAGAAGCTGGAAGCGAGGGCTGGATGAGGCCGGGTGGTCCCTGTGCCCACAGCATGGGCGGCAGAGGTCACCTGCAGGCCCCAGTTTACAGCTCCCAGCACCCCATCCCCTGGCAGGGCACCATCCCAGGGGCACCTGCTGCAGTGCCCCCCAGGGGAGGGGTGCACAGCACCCACCAGCATCCGCCTCAGTCCCCCCAGTGGCTTGGTGCAGCGGGGAACGGGTTAAGGACCCGCTGGCCAAGGCCATTGTTTCGGACACaatggagaggaagaggatgcCGGGGCCAAAATTCCTCCAGCTCCCACCGGACAGATGGACAGAGCTGGACAAACAGAGATGATGGAGGGCGAGGATGGTTTAACCCTTCCAGACGCTGCATGGGGATGCCCTCAGGCAGCCAGGGGGACGTTTAAGGCACGTGGTGCAGCACAAGCTGCGGGACAGGCACTGGTGCCCAGTACAAGCTAGAGGGACTCCCGCGGGCACAGAAAGACCCGGTGGGGGGTGGCAGGATCCGTCCATCTGGTGGGGGGTGGCCATAGAGCCCAGGGCAACTCTGTGGCATGAACCCCCCTGCCAGCGCCTGGACTGGCACTCCCTCCCCTGCTCggtaaacagtaaaaataaataaaaggcaggggctggacagacagacagatgcgAGGAGAGCCCCCGAGCGGCCGGATCCACTTTGGTAGCAAGCTGGGGCCATGGCCAGGGtcctggggggaggctgggcagggggcTAGCAGCCCTTGGGAGCCTGGCCAAGGCTCTCACGCAGGCAGCggagctgctcctggcccagCTTGATCTTCTCCTCCAGCTCGCGCTGCTCGGCAATGAGGGCTGACTTCATCTTGACGAAGTGTTGGTAGTCCTGGAGGTGCTCGGCAGGCAGGTACCGTGCCACCATGGCACCCaccgcctcctcccgccgccccacGTGCTCCTTCAACTCCTTGGCATCCTCCAGCTGCGCCGCCAGCAGCCGCTGCTTCTCCCGCAGGGCCACCTGCAGGCGAGACAGGCAGCATAGGTGGGGGATCCCACACCCCAACACCCTGTGGGTGTCCCCCTATCCCGTGCACACCTTGTCCTCTGCGGGGGCATGCGGCCCCAGGCTGTCCAGGGCAGTCTCCACCCGGGCCAGGCGCCCCgagagggagagcaggaggtTGACCACCTTGTCCAGGTCACCCACGAAGAGGCGGTACTTGTCAAACTCCCCCGGGgtgcagagggcttgcaggcggGCAGCCACGTCCTCACCCAGTGCCCCGTTAGCACTgatgtcctcctgcagcccccgctgTGCCTCCCGCAGCACCGCCAGCTTACGGCTCAGGCTCTCGATCAGCTGCAGCTGCCGGAGGGAAGGGGTCAGGGGCAACCAGGGCCACCCCCATTGGGGCTGGAGGACTAGCACACGGGTGTGGGTGCGCCATGCTGCACTGGGACCCACAGACCACGAGCATCTGGTGATGCTCCTGTTTCCCATGAGCTACCAGCAATGCTCCCAGTCCCTGTGAGCATCTGGCAATGTCTCAGTCCCCGTGAGCATACAGCAATGCCCCAGTCCCTGTGAGCATACAGCAACGCCCCCGGTCCCCACAAGCACCCACCAATGGCCTCGGTCCCTGTGAGCATCCGGCAACATCCCATTCCCTGCAAGCACTGAGCAATGCCCCTGGTTCCCACAAACATCTGGTGATGCCCTTGGTCCCTGCGAGCATCTGGTGACACTCCGAGGCCCCACAAGCACCCAACAATGCCCTGGGTCCTCACAGGCACCTGGCAATCCCACTAGTCCCTGTGAGCACCCAGCAATGTCCCTGGTCTCTGCGAGCACCTGGCAATGGCAGAGGGGAACCCCAAGGGCATCGTGCCCAGCAGTGCCCACTTTACCTTCTTCTCCATGAGCTCACGGTccacctcctcctcatcatcatcctccAAGCTCCCCTCCATCACCTCCGGCAGCTCCTTCACCTTGCCGAGCGGCTCGGCTTTGCCAGCTGCTGCACCATAATATGCCGGGTAGGCGGTGGAGCTGGCAGCGCTCCCGGGGGGCGGTGAGATGGGCTCGAagccctgcctgcagggacaggggctcAGCACCAGCGGTGGTGGGGTGCAGCCCGTCCTTGGCGCAGTGCCCGGTGCTTTGCCAGTCCTACCTGTCCTGCGCCAGGGCCTCCAGGTGCCACTTCTGCTGGAAACGCTCACGCCAGGCCTGCCGctcccctgccaccagcagctcgCCCATCACCTGGGTGGCAGGGCCGAGGGGGGCCGAGGGAGCCAGGATGCCAGCCAGGGAGTGGTCCCTGCCTGCCATGTCCCACAGCAGCTCCTCCGAGCCcacacggcggggctggggctggcccccCTGGCAGCTCACATCCTCCGCTGCTCCGGGACTGGGCTTGGGTGCCTCCGGGGTGGCAGGGCCGGGACCACCATGCAGGGGCAGGGAACACTCACCCACCCCACgggggccagcccagccccgctcctggtTCCGGCCAAGCCTTTGGGGCTGCTCCTCCATCTCCCAGAGGTGCTTTGCCTTCGGCCGCTCCTCCCCGGCCCCTGCCGCTCTGCCGACACCCACCCAGGGACACCCATGTCAGCTCCCCTGCCCACGtgtgggggacggggacacgctGGGCCAGGCCCACCCCGGGGAAAGAGGTCAGGGACGCCCCTTGCCCCAAGAAAACCCCACAGCCCATCCCAAGGGGTGGATTAGGATGCTCCGATGCAGGGTTCCAAGGGCCACATGGCCCCAAGAGCCACTCCATGCCCAGCCTGtgcccacagccccctcccacccccacgcCACAGCGGCACTTGCCTGCGAATCTCAGTGCTGCCAGCATCGGGCTCAGGCGTCCTGCGGAGGGATCTGGGGGGCTCGGGTCGGGGCCAGGCacctggtggggcaggggggcgagCGGCATGGCCCCGGGACCGGCCCCCCTGCTCCCCGGTGAGGCTCTGCGACCGCTCACGGATTGCCTCAGCAATGCTGCGGGTCGGCACTGGGGCAGCGGTGAAGGCAGAGCCGTGCCCGGATCCATCTGGCAGGCGCTGGGACGTCCGGCGCTGCCTGTACTTCTCCCAGTTGGGGGGAGGtgggcggggaggtggggggcctTTCTTTTTTGGGACACTGGCGGGGTCCAGCTTGGCACGGAGAAGGTCCCTCCGGTCGCGGCCCCGGGGGCTGGCAGGCTCCAGGTTGAGGTGGCTCTCAGAGAAGGCTCTGCCCCGCAGTGGGCGGTGGAGGGGCTCCGGGGGGCTCTCGGGCGAGCGGGCCAAGCGGTCGCCATCCCATGAGAGGTCATGCGTGGACGTGGCCCGGTAGCAGGGTGGCCACTCCGTCTCTGCGCTCTCAAAGCAGGGGCGGAAGGGGCCGAGCCTCGAGAAGCCCAGTTGGTAGTGGGAGAGCTcgctggggagagaagggggcatCCATCCCCCCGAGACAGTCACCCTCCCGGGCAGTTCATGCCcacccctgcctcagtttccccagatgGAGTCACCCAGACCCGCTAGTGGGGAAGCCCAGactctcccagtgccccacttTGGGCACAGCCCCCTGGGGATGGGTAAGGGGGGACACACGTACCCCCCGGGCACCTCCTCGCACCCTTGGGCCCCACTTGCCCACGGTGGCACATACACCCACTTCACAGGGCACAACATCTGGGGCATTAAGGGAGGCACTTTGTACATCACCAACCAAAATCACATTTGCCTCACTGGCAGACGTCCCTCCTGAGTGGCATGCACATCCCGGTGTGGGCTCACCTGATGGACTGGCTGGCTTTCCTGGTTATCGCCGGCGGTTCCCACTCATCCAGAGGAAATTCCTgtgtgggggaaggagagagagtaTGAAAGCGGGgtcagcatccccctccccatccctgtccagGCGCAGGAGGCATGCAGAGGGTCTGCAGGGCCCCCCATGGGCACAgtaccccccaccccagccccgggggtgaATGCTCAGGGGGTGCAGCGTAGTGccagtgctgctccccagcacagtCCAGGGGGGATTCACTCACCGAGGCGAAAGCTCTGCGGGGGGGCCAGACGTCACTCTCCTCCCGCCCAGGGCggggggctgggcagcagcagtcGGGACAgcgtgcccagggctgggggtggcagcggcAGGCATGGctgcggggcagcggcggggggcaCAGGTCCCCCCCACAGTAGTGGCAGGGCTCGGGGCGCGGGGGACCTCCGTAGGGGTAGGAGAAGCCCCGCAGGTACTCCAGCTCCCCTGGCCTCCCCAGCGGCTTGTAGCAAGGGGGCTGCTCCCGGCAGCACTCAGCGTAggggctggcggtgctggggcgGCTGGGCGAGGGCAAGCTGTAGGGCTGGTCGACGGAGAGGCGGCGGGTGTCCCGGCGCTCGGGGCCGGCAGGCTGGAAGGCACCAGAATCACCTGCTGGGGGCTTGCCATGCCGGGGCGGCACAGACCGGCTGCTCTCCTCGAAGAACCGGCGTCGGTCGGCGAAGGGCAGGAGGACGGCCTCGTCGCTGCCCCGCGGTGGGGAGCTGGTGGCCACCGGACCCTGACCATAGCCCTCCAGCTCGGCGGGGCTGGGCgagcactgctgctgcagcttgcGCTCCGGGGACCAGCGCCAGCGTCCCCGGCCTGTCAGTACCGCCCTCTCGGGGGACGTGGGCCCTTTCGGGACTGGCAGCGGGTCAGGGGTGGGGATGCCCCGGTCCCCCGAGCGGCCATGGTTCCTGCCATCCTCGCTTGGAGCAGGGCTGAGACGCTCGGCCGGGGTGCGGGGTCCCTCCGCCGGCATGCTGCCCTCGGGAGGCTCGTCTGCCTCCTCCACCGGCTCCTCGCCAGGCGGCGGGGCGCCAGGACCCCGGCTCTTCTGCAGCTGGGCCTTGCGCCGCTGGATCTCGTTGCGCAGGCTGGTGGCAAAGCGGTCGCTGCGGCGGCGCATCTGAGCAGAGCGGTGGGAAGCACCCCCAGCCCGCCGGCCCCCCACGCGGCCCTCTTCCTCCGCCGGCCCCTCGGTGCTGCGTGCCGGGCTGGACCCCGGACCATCCTGCCCACAGGCTCGCTGCGGCTcggggcagcagcggcagggtGGCAGGCGGTGGCATGGCTCCGGGCAGAGCGGGGGGTCCTGGGCGGCCCCTGCAGACCCTGGCCGGCTGCCCTCAGGGTGCAGTGGGGAAAGGGTCCAGCGGTGCCCGTCGGGGGCCGGCGAGGCTCGCTCACTGACAGTGCCTACCTGT
Protein-coding sequences here:
- the SHROOM4 gene encoding protein Shroom4 isoform X4, which translates into the protein MLCPADAFSLSWPSGCDVSELSLQWNPLSRHCSTDRSSSIGSMESLDQPGQAYYEGDPSPVDQVMYHSKRDSAYSSFSASSIASDCALSLRPEEPASADSSLQGPCKPPDGRYLTTGAEPPTSRHPEAWRAPVPPQPPIRRDSLRAAPSGGGDRRQASMASDMLHAKGRWISDTFLCQRDGEVEAMGGRAPAPYPMKDQLSANQYYMLSSHPDRCPAETLLGESTEPGDRLYPDSSMHRAPDAIAAGDNLLLSPLKGHAPHRHSAPEQLLASQLRSLQVGTVSERASPAPDGHRWTLSPLHPEGSRPGSAGAAQDPPLCPEPCHRLPPCRCCPEPQRACGQDGPGSSPARSTEGPAEEEGRVGGRRAGGASHRSAQMRRRSDRFATSLRNEIQRRKAQLQKSRGPGAPPPGEEPVEEADEPPEGSMPAEGPRTPAERLSPAPSEDGRNHGRSGDRGIPTPDPLPVPKGPTSPERAVLTGRGRWRWSPERKLQQQCSPSPAELEGYGQGPVATSSPPRGSDEAVLLPFADRRRFFEESSRSVPPRHGKPPAGDSGAFQPAGPERRDTRRLSVDQPYSLPSPSRPSTASPYAECCREQPPCYKPLGRPGELEYLRGFSYPYGGPPRPEPCHYCGGDLCPPPLPRSHACRCHPQPWARCPDCCCPAPRPGREESDVWPPRRAFASEFPLDEWEPPAITRKASQSISELSHYQLGFSRLGPFRPCFESAETEWPPCYRATSTHDLSWDGDRLARSPESPPEPLHRPLRGRAFSESHLNLEPASPRGRDRRDLLRAKLDPASVPKKKGPPPPRPPPPNWEKYRQRRTSQRLPDGSGHGSAFTAAPVPTRSIAEAIRERSQSLTGEQGGRSRGHAARPPAPPGAWPRPEPPRSLRRTPEPDAGSTEIRRAAGAGEERPKAKHLWEMEEQPQRLGRNQERGWAGPRGVGECSLPLHGGPGPATPEAPKPSPGAAEDVSCQGGQPQPRRVGSEELLWDMAGRDHSLAGILAPSAPLGPATQVMGELLVAGERQAWRERFQQKWHLEALAQDRQGFEPISPPPGSAASSTAYPAYYGAAAGKAEPLGKVKELPEVMEGSLEDDDEEEVDRELMEKKLQLIESLSRKLAVLREAQRGLQEDISANGALGEDVAARLQALCTPGEFDKYRLFVGDLDKVVNLLLSLSGRLARVETALDSLGPHAPAEDKVALREKQRLLAAQLEDAKELKEHVGRREEAVGAMVARYLPAEHLQDYQHFVKMKSALIAEQRELEEKIKLGQEQLRCLRESLGQAPKGC